In Erigeron canadensis isolate Cc75 chromosome 8, C_canadensis_v1, whole genome shotgun sequence, the DNA window TAAATAGAAcgttatataatttattaagttatatatCTCATATCACAACAAATTCTTTTAACTGACATAAAGGCAACATTAGCTCTCTAACCAACAGATCATAAACACATCCTAGATATTAGACTTGAGCCACCTATAAGGATCATTGATGCTTCAAGGTTTAAGCCATGCCTCCACTTGTTGCTGTGCGGATGATCTGAACCAAAGCTGATAATTTAACACAGTATCAGTTATAAACCCAGGAATACATAACATGTCAGATCGATTGAGTTATCTAGACAAAAAGAGAAACCTCCCCATCGAGTCTTCATGTACACATATAAATATGGTCGTTTTCCTGTTCCAAAATAAAACTAGATATACATATGGTCCTTGTAACCCGTGAGCTTTGTCTCATATGGTGTATATGATGACATATCAACCTATAGGTCATGGGTCCAAGTCCAATGGTGAACACTTTGTGGATATGTGTGGAATATGAGAGATTTGTTTAGTTGTCTTCCTAAGAAAAATATGGTCCTTGTACTGATATATGATCATGCGGGCTTAGCACACGACTAATTGTTCATGCTACCAAACACCACAGAGAACTGCAAACTCCAGTTTTCGTAAAACGCTTCTGATGAACAGGTCAGTATCTAGCTAGATAGGACAGACATTCAGATGTTAAAATATCTCCTAACAAAATGAACGGAGAAATTATCTTTGGTTTGTTAACTAACTAGGAAAAACAGGAACAATTGATACGATACTTTAACAACGACATCAAAAGCCTCCAAAGTTGTTTGTTGGCCCTTCAGAGGTGAAACATTATTGAACTAGTGATGTTTAATGCAAAGAGACATTTTTCTTAAATCTAATATTGTGAAGGTAATATGTAATTGTGTATTGGTAGTTGTAGGCATCATATAAAGATCATTATTTACCTTAAATCTCCTGTCACTATAGGTGGCATCATGGAAAGGTCAGACAAGCTGGTTATATGAAAACAGGGTAACTTTTGGTATGGGTAGAGTCATGTTGCCCGGTAAGCACTTTTATCCCCccctttataaaaattttttgtataattaattagtcGCTTAGTGTGTTATGTATGTTTAATCTAAACttaggaataaaatgatttaacaaattttttcaCTAAACATTTATATTGGGCAGCTTTCAGCCCATTTAAACCATTAGAGGTAGAGCACAACCCTAATTGAGCCATTGAAAGGAGCTAACAACATGCAGTTAGTTACACAAGTGGCATACAGGAATACAGGATCCAACATGAAAGCTAACAAAGATAACAAATGCTCAGAATGTtcacatatatgcatatagtAAACTCGGAATATACCGAGAAATACATAAGCCGGTGCAGAATGTCATAACATTCCACATGCATTCTACATTAAGTGAAAATGTGCATACAATGATCTGATGTCAACATACAAGCTTTATGCAAGTAAAAGCCTTTTTATTCCAGCATGCATTCCAAGTTAAAACCACAAAGATTTATGCAAGTAAACGCCTTTTAATTTTTGTGTGATAAGCATGCATTCCAAGTTAAAACCACAAAGACTTAAGCAAGTAAAAGCCTTTTTATTATGATCAGCATGCATTCCAAGTTAAAATTACAAAGATTTACGCGAGTGAACGCCTTTTAATTTTTGTGTGATAAGCATGCATTCCAAGTTAAAACCACAAAGATTTATGCATGTAAAAGCCTTTTAATTTTTGTGTGATCAGCATGCATTCCAAGTTAAAACCACAAAGATCTATGCAAGTTAAAACCACaaagatttaattttttttgtgtgattCAGCATGCATTAATTTGGCAAAGGTTAAATGAGATAGAGACTTACATGATCCAATGACGACAAATACGAAAAAACAAAGCACCATAGGTCCAACAGGGTAAGAGTCTTTTTTCTTTGTCGTGGTTTCAGGCACCGAACCTCGCTTCTTGATATtcttctcaaacctctccacCTTTCTATCAGCTAAACGCTTAGATGTAGTCTGCAAATATACAGGCACATGCTAAATCAGTTATCAAAGAACCGTCATACTTTGATAAGTTTTCAACATATCTACCGAAGTGACCTGCCTAACTCGCCAAACATAAAGACTCACACTAACGTGTATAAAATTACCTAACTTTAAAATTCCACATTAAAAATGCTCCCAAAAGACCATATCCCCAAATAATGTATCCGAACAAAAGAATATTCCGTGAACCCGTGGGAGGGATTCCATTCCGCAAAAACTATTCTCTCGGGATTCTGTAAATGCTATTTAGTTTTCCCTTAAATTGGGCGTGTCAAATAGTGCAGATGTAACTCAACAATCACTGATCCAAGAACGTAAAAAAGACGACTTTGAAATAATCATCACACAGTAAACAATAAACAGTTtcgagaaaaagaaaaatgtattaCACTAGAGACAAAAGAAAACACGTTGGACTATATCGTATCAAATCGAATTTGGAGACAACAGGGACCAGTGTACTGCCTTTTGAAACTTATACAACACTTTCAATGAATCAGAATATAGCACAAAGTCACTACTTGCTATAAGAATCTAAATCTTTAGCATATTGTCATATCGAAAAGTATCGATTTATTCAAATTCTATGATTCTACATTCAAAAATTCAGAATATACACACCCAGAGAGCTCATTTAGTCCAAAATTTCAGATATCATAAATGTAACTACATCAAGATACATTCTTTTGAATAATAAAACCAGATTCAAACATAAAGGTGAgaactttattttatataaacaattatattaaataaacaaaattaaacccTAACAAAAAATCAATTATACAAACAGATGAGATTAGATCTGACCAAAATTCACATGCAAAAAttcaatcaattaaaataaCCAGAAAATCCctaaatgtatataaatattaatcaaCTACAAGAATtgtaattaaatgaaataattgAGCTGTTACCATTGTATATGGAGCTTCAAAAAGATGTGATCTGCAAATTTGATAGATCAATTAGaaagaattttatttatttatttatatttttatatattttgtttgattACAGAGAAGAGCAATGCCTGTGATATAGACTATAGGGGAGCTCTAAATTGCTTATACGACACCGTTTGTCTATACAGTGTTAATTTACAATAATGGTACTTCAAGTATAGTATACACACATTTTGGtctttgttttgattttttctttcaattaaaattttgatatatttcccaagaaaaaaaaaacacttttgatcctataataaaaagaaatataacgACAAGtagtttataataatagtttttttttgtaattgatataaaatttcaaaattccCGATCTCAGCAAATAATTAAAAgctttatttcttgtttaaataGAACTGAAAGctcaaaattaataaatttataaaacttttaataaaaattaagttgatg includes these proteins:
- the LOC122578436 gene encoding stress-associated endoplasmic reticulum protein 2-like, producing the protein MTTSKRLADRKVERFEKNIKKRGSVPETTTKKKDSYPVGPMVLCFFVFVVIGSSLVQIIRTATSGGMA